One stretch of Anabas testudineus chromosome 24, fAnaTes1.2, whole genome shotgun sequence DNA includes these proteins:
- the LOC113149051 gene encoding uncharacterized protein LOC113149051, whose amino-acid sequence MAEPRRIQMLILILTLQFKITTGQSSSFLLPVRDGDDVTLPCGKVRDDQNKCDSTTWMISGSGNSAAVPLFELGQIHKDIVKSKSDRLSVTENCSLVIKKVTDEDVGRYTCRQFISGPHYEDSVVELSVVTITEQKNNKMFNLSCSVLTRDECRHTVEWLNEADDEDVEIQKSVCSATVTFPTCHHHQKAKLELLRCNVTDKYTRKEQLFDFRLQPCEAGLWWLYIVVPVVVTALVVGVVALVRWKKTEENNREPDGKLELSLNPAETQSAPETTHDTTDPEDGVSYASINHSKNKQNKFQVQTGDEDEGDAVTYSTVKVPSSSPGASADPNNLYATIH is encoded by the exons atGGCTGAACCCAGACGGATTCAAATGTTAATTCTGATCCTGACGCTTCAGTTTAAAA TAACAACTGGACAAtcttcttccttcctccttcctgtcaGAGACGGAGATGACGTCACTTTACCTTGTGGAAAAGTGAGAGATGatcagaataaatgtgacagtacTACCTGGATGATCAGTGGTTCAGGAAACTCAGCAGCAGTACCACTGTTTGAACTTGGACAGATTCACAAAGATATAGTcaaatctaaatcagacagactgagtgttacagagaactgttctctggttataaagaaggtcacagatgaagatgttggtcgttacacctgcagacagtttatatcAGGACCACACTATGAAGACTCTGTGGTTGAACTGTCTGTTgttacca TCACTGAACAGAAGAACAATAAGATGTTCAACTTGTCCTGCTCTGTGTTGACTCGTGATGAGTGTAGACACACAGTGGAGTGGCTGAATGAGGCTGATGACGAGGACGTGGAGATACAGAAGAGTGTCTGTTCAGCTACTGTGACATTTCCAACATGTCACCACCACCAGAAAGCAAAGTTAGAGTTACTCAGGTGTAATGTGACTGATAAATACACTAGAAAAGAGCAGCTGTTTGACTTCAGGCTTCAGCCATGTGAAGCAG GATTGTGGTGGCTGTACATCGTTGTACCTGTCGTTGTAACAGCACTCGTAGTCGGTGTTGTGGCGCTCGtcagatggaagaaaactgaAG agaacAACAGAGAGCCGGATGGAAAGTTG GAACTGAGCTTAAACCCTGCAGAGACTCAGTCTGCTCCAGAAACCACTCATGACACG ACTGATCCTGAAGACGGAGTTTCCTACGCCTCCATCAACCACAGcaagaataaacaaaacaaattccag gTTCAGActggtgatgaagatgaaggtgaTGCAGTGACCTACAGCACTGTGAAAgttccctcttcttctcctggaGCCTCCGCTGATCCCAACAACCTCTACGCTACCATCCACTAA
- the LOC113149059 gene encoding cysteine-rich protein 2-like, which yields MASKCPKCEKTVYFAEKVSSLGKDWHKFCLKCERCSKTLNPGGHAEHDGKPYCHKPCYAALFGPKGVNIGGAGSYVYDAPVNEAPAAVSMETDAKPEEQRKAPVRGPVKAASFSSFSGGPNICPRCNKTVYFAEKVSSLGKNWHRPCLRCERCSKTLAPGSHAEHDGQPYCHKPCYAVLFGPKGVNTGGVGSYIYDEPEAEDKAQP from the exons ATGGCGTCAAAATGTCCCAAATGCGAAAAGACTGTGTATTTCG CGGAGAAGGTGTCATCTTTAGGGAAAGACTGGCACAAGTTCTGTCTGAAATGTGAACGCTGCAGCAAGACGTTAAATCCAGGAGGTCATGCTGAG CATGATGGGAAGCCTTATTGCCACAAGCCGTGCTACGCTGCCCTCTTTGGAccaaaag GCGTGAACATCGGTGGAGCTGGTTCCTACGTTTACGACGCTCCTGTCAACGAAGCCCCTGCAGCagtttccatggaaacagaTGCCAaaccagaggagcagagaaaagCTCCTGTTCGGGGACCAGTGAAGG CTGCAAGCTTCTCGTCTTTCTCTGGAGGACCCAACATCTGTCCCAGGTGCAACAAGACAGTATACTTTG cTGAAAAGGTGTCATCTCTCGGAAAGAACTGGCACCGGCCCTGTCTGCGCTGCGAGCGATGCAGCAAGACTCTGGCCCCTGGGAGCCATGCAGAG CATGACGGACAGCCATACTGCCACAAGCCGTGCTACGCTGTGCTGTTCGGACCCAAAG GTGTGAACACTGGAGGTGTCGGCAGCTACATCTACGATGAGCCTGAAGCTGAAGATAAAGCACAGCCTTAa